In Edaphobacter dinghuensis, one genomic interval encodes:
- a CDS encoding phage baseplate assembly protein V, whose product MAQASVVIGSNEILGTLWSVIEVHQILNQHWHCSITLRNTLDARPNVENLLGQPLKISTSTVESGENVIFSGTVVESRLIYEVTGSYGAVIEAFSDSWKLDQAERQAYFKKESTQQVASTILSNNGLSLTGSIPSQPEMSYVQWEETDYRFLLRLVDGSEAWLRPSLESPGIEVQTAFQSGPTLEWRQGEFGLLEWQTNGQLRPLLYEGTHYDALPMKTQSYNGVKSDAVFYGGAAEKMVAAVKQQGANLPPASVSDRNRAITLDHYHDLLQKESRRALASSVTCNGVSREPRVCAGGTVTVAGLSEVDATYGVVECVHRWTPKGYENHFKATPAQRWSNPERLERPNLDGLYPARVIANHDPHNQGRIRIQYYWQDKSESTWVRLISAHAGADRGILFLPEVGDEVAIAFEEGDVERPYILGSLWTGVQQPPSAGYWSAGEVNGSEFADNNLKRIVTKSGHRITLADNPGQETITLATPKNVRITMTEKANETGRPAIVFESQGDILFSAPQGRIHFRSATRSHETG is encoded by the coding sequence ATGGCACAGGCAAGTGTCGTTATTGGATCAAATGAGATTCTCGGAACGCTCTGGAGTGTGATCGAAGTACACCAGATACTCAATCAGCATTGGCATTGCAGCATCACGCTTCGCAATACGCTTGATGCGCGCCCCAATGTCGAAAATTTGTTAGGCCAACCGCTTAAGATTTCTACCTCCACCGTAGAGAGTGGTGAAAATGTTATCTTTTCGGGCACTGTTGTCGAGAGCCGTTTGATCTACGAGGTCACTGGAAGTTACGGGGCTGTGATCGAGGCGTTCTCAGACAGTTGGAAACTCGATCAGGCAGAGCGGCAGGCATACTTCAAAAAAGAGTCGACACAACAAGTGGCCAGCACGATCTTATCGAACAACGGGCTCAGCCTTACAGGCTCAATTCCCTCGCAGCCGGAGATGAGTTATGTGCAGTGGGAGGAGACCGACTATCGATTTTTGCTTCGTCTCGTGGATGGATCTGAAGCGTGGTTGCGGCCGTCGCTCGAGTCTCCGGGAATCGAAGTACAGACGGCTTTTCAGTCTGGTCCTACTCTCGAGTGGCGACAGGGAGAGTTTGGATTGCTGGAGTGGCAGACCAACGGACAGCTTCGCCCGCTGCTGTATGAGGGCACTCACTATGACGCGCTGCCGATGAAGACCCAGTCTTATAACGGTGTTAAAAGCGACGCTGTCTTTTATGGCGGCGCGGCGGAGAAGATGGTTGCCGCCGTGAAACAACAGGGTGCGAACCTGCCTCCTGCCTCGGTCTCTGACCGAAATCGTGCCATCACGCTCGACCATTATCACGATCTTCTTCAGAAGGAATCGCGACGAGCGCTGGCTTCTTCGGTTACCTGCAATGGTGTGAGCCGTGAGCCGCGTGTGTGTGCAGGAGGCACCGTTACTGTCGCCGGACTGTCAGAGGTTGACGCAACTTACGGTGTTGTCGAGTGTGTTCATCGCTGGACGCCCAAGGGCTATGAAAATCACTTCAAGGCAACACCGGCACAGCGCTGGTCGAATCCTGAGCGGCTTGAGAGACCCAATCTCGACGGGCTCTATCCCGCACGCGTCATCGCTAATCACGATCCGCATAACCAGGGCCGAATCCGTATTCAGTATTACTGGCAGGACAAGTCGGAGTCGACATGGGTCCGGCTGATCTCGGCACATGCAGGAGCAGACCGCGGCATACTCTTTCTTCCTGAAGTGGGTGACGAGGTAGCCATCGCGTTTGAAGAAGGCGATGTAGAGCGTCCCTATATTCTTGGATCGCTCTGGACAGGAGTACAACAGCCGCCGAGTGCGGGCTACTGGTCAGCCGGCGAGGTGAATGGATCGGAGTTTGCCGACAATAACCTTAAGCGCATTGTCACCAAGTCGGGCCATCGCATTACGCTGGCCGATAATCCCGGTCAGGAGACGATTACGCTGGCGACTCCTAAAAATGTGCGCATCACGATGACGGAAAAGGCAAACGAGACAGGACGCCCTGCCATCGTCTTCGAATCGCAGGGAGACATTCTGTTCTCAGCACCGCAAGGACGCATCCATTTCCGCAGTGCGACTCGCTCGCATGAGACAGGTTGA
- the tgt gene encoding tRNA guanosine(34) transglycosylase Tgt, giving the protein MGLVFQVDRTDAGGGRHGRLVLPHGVVETPVFMPVGTAASVKTVEQGVLEETGSDGVGAQIILANTYHLYLRPGHELIARMGGVHRFMSWERPMLTDSGGFQVFSLSSLRKVTPDGVEFRSHLDGSKHFFSPEHSMDVQIALGADVMMVFDECVEHPATYERTRDSMALTHAWAQRSKDHFETNKERVPWFEERGGKTQSLFGIVQGGMYADLRKESAERLVEMELPGYAIGGLAVGEPREVTREMIARTLEWLPKDKPRYVMGVGYPDEIEEYARMGVDMMDCVLPTRAGRHGLVFMREEAGGPVVRMNIKRKEYAEDARPIDESCGCMVCRRYSRAYLRHLFVSGEALGLTLNSVHNLAFYLDTMARVRGDLAG; this is encoded by the coding sequence ATGGGCCTTGTGTTTCAAGTGGATAGAACGGATGCCGGCGGTGGTCGGCACGGACGGCTGGTGCTGCCGCATGGTGTGGTGGAGACGCCGGTGTTTATGCCGGTGGGGACGGCGGCGAGCGTCAAGACGGTCGAGCAGGGCGTGCTGGAGGAGACCGGCTCGGACGGTGTGGGGGCGCAGATCATTCTGGCGAATACGTATCATCTCTATCTGCGGCCGGGGCATGAGCTGATTGCGCGAATGGGTGGCGTGCACAGGTTTATGAGCTGGGAACGCCCGATGCTGACGGACTCGGGCGGGTTTCAGGTCTTCAGTCTGAGCAGTCTGCGCAAGGTGACACCGGATGGTGTGGAGTTTCGGTCGCATCTGGATGGGAGCAAGCACTTCTTTTCGCCGGAGCACTCGATGGATGTGCAGATTGCACTGGGCGCGGACGTGATGATGGTCTTCGACGAGTGCGTGGAGCATCCGGCGACGTATGAGCGCACGCGCGATTCGATGGCGCTGACGCATGCCTGGGCGCAGCGGTCGAAGGACCACTTTGAGACGAACAAGGAACGCGTGCCGTGGTTTGAGGAGCGCGGCGGGAAGACGCAGAGCTTGTTCGGCATTGTGCAGGGTGGCATGTATGCGGACCTGCGTAAGGAGAGCGCCGAGCGGCTGGTGGAGATGGAGCTGCCGGGATATGCCATTGGCGGCCTCGCGGTGGGCGAGCCGCGCGAGGTGACGCGCGAGATGATTGCGCGCACGCTGGAGTGGCTGCCAAAGGACAAGCCGCGTTATGTGATGGGCGTGGGTTATCCCGACGAGATCGAAGAGTATGCGCGGATGGGCGTGGACATGATGGACTGCGTGTTGCCGACGCGAGCCGGGCGGCATGGGTTGGTGTTCATGCGCGAGGAGGCTGGTGGGCCAGTAGTTCGGATGAACATCAAGCGCAAGGAGTATGCGGAGGATGCGCGGCCGATTGATGAGTCGTGCGGGTGCATGGTTTGCCGAAGGTACTCGCGGGCTTATCTGCGGCATCTGTTCGTGTCGGGCGAGGCGCTAGGGTTGACGCTGAACTCGGTGCACAATCTGGCTTTTTATCTGGATACCATGGCTCGGGTGCGGGGCGATCTGGCGGGGTGA
- a CDS encoding family 16 glycoside hydrolase, which produces MSVNKIVKKILWSGVALVLLPGLAITAQAQNKLTAAEAYSGWLNLFDGASTNGWDSTSGWTTQQQSLSTSMAADRRIVTALPFADFILNFEFRSNATPSGAAVRIRVPHSGEPEGSGYWITLGDSKPDWPAGSVVLKSKSSLSTPALNVWHKVSIEANGSHIVVQIDGQRTAETTDDSAKAGYIQFQTARGAGLDLRNIYVKPLNVNSVFNNVDLSGWKNIPFTPKPGEGVGHSLAKMFSFGSGGKSHTANWSVKGGKIHGESGPGSLETTGSYDDFVLQITGSAQVEEKKKDAFPAIYFRNEAGSIATGYPLGIGNKSGELRGLARPLKPLATQPAMSETVVAGGRVIGIFINGSLTTLYTDTRPESATTKTGARVKTGTISLDMPEDVKSIDVSNVAVESIPNSFGGVVHAAVPKPVPSAATSEVSAPAQSASIAAQTAQIAAALGTPTPQARQQVAQLMSEALKTDDPQQQMQLYDQVVRIDPNNAAAVQGYKEAAAKAAAQQQQQQQQQNQAQQQEVSASQRDRQVSDSLAAAQSAFLSGDLKHADKLLSVAERLAPENPLARDLRSRIDAAFSLRHRLVYLASGAGILALFGVGGLFWRSRRRVRFPVLQIVQGLDQGRLYPVDRDVVRIGGIAQDGAQKNDIVIRDVEHMISRFHCEVRKKDGHFFLIDTNSSNGTKVNGEPARPSQPIALRKGSKIDLGGSTVLRFDFEKKKRQT; this is translated from the coding sequence ATGAGCGTCAATAAAATTGTGAAGAAGATACTTTGGTCTGGTGTAGCCCTGGTTCTGTTACCGGGGCTAGCCATTACTGCACAGGCACAGAACAAGCTGACAGCCGCCGAGGCATATAGCGGCTGGTTGAATCTTTTTGATGGTGCCTCTACGAATGGATGGGACTCGACGAGCGGCTGGACGACGCAGCAACAGTCGCTTAGCACGTCGATGGCGGCCGACCGGCGAATCGTTACTGCACTTCCCTTCGCGGACTTCATTCTGAACTTTGAGTTTCGTTCGAATGCTACGCCTTCAGGCGCTGCGGTTCGGATTCGAGTGCCTCACAGCGGCGAGCCGGAGGGCAGTGGTTATTGGATTACCCTGGGCGATTCGAAGCCCGATTGGCCCGCAGGCAGCGTCGTGCTGAAGAGTAAAAGCAGCCTGTCGACCCCTGCATTGAATGTATGGCACAAGGTTTCCATTGAGGCGAACGGCAGCCATATCGTCGTGCAGATCGATGGGCAGCGGACGGCAGAGACGACCGACGACAGTGCAAAGGCTGGATACATCCAGTTTCAGACGGCTCGTGGAGCAGGTCTCGATCTTCGCAACATCTATGTGAAACCGCTCAACGTCAATTCTGTATTCAACAACGTCGACCTCTCCGGCTGGAAGAACATACCGTTTACTCCGAAGCCGGGAGAGGGTGTAGGCCACTCGTTGGCAAAGATGTTCAGCTTCGGTTCCGGCGGTAAATCTCATACTGCAAACTGGTCGGTAAAAGGCGGGAAGATACATGGTGAAAGCGGACCAGGCTCCCTTGAGACAACTGGGTCGTACGATGATTTCGTATTGCAGATTACAGGCAGTGCCCAGGTGGAAGAGAAGAAGAAAGATGCATTCCCTGCAATCTATTTCAGAAATGAAGCGGGAAGCATAGCGACGGGCTATCCACTGGGAATCGGAAACAAAAGTGGAGAGCTGCGTGGCTTGGCGCGGCCCCTGAAGCCGCTTGCAACACAGCCGGCCATGTCGGAGACGGTCGTCGCCGGAGGCCGAGTGATCGGTATCTTCATTAATGGCTCGCTGACGACGCTTTATACCGACACGCGTCCGGAGAGTGCTACGACGAAAACTGGAGCAAGGGTCAAGACAGGCACTATCAGCCTGGATATGCCGGAAGATGTGAAATCGATCGACGTTAGCAACGTCGCTGTTGAGTCGATTCCGAACTCGTTTGGCGGTGTTGTCCATGCCGCTGTGCCGAAGCCCGTGCCGTCTGCGGCGACATCAGAAGTATCTGCGCCAGCGCAATCTGCGAGCATTGCCGCACAGACGGCACAGATTGCGGCTGCACTGGGTACTCCAACTCCGCAGGCCCGGCAGCAGGTGGCGCAACTGATGAGCGAGGCGCTGAAGACCGACGATCCACAACAACAGATGCAGTTGTACGACCAGGTTGTTCGCATCGATCCTAACAACGCTGCCGCAGTGCAGGGATATAAAGAGGCAGCGGCCAAAGCTGCAGCGCAACAGCAGCAACAGCAGCAGCAACAAAATCAGGCCCAGCAGCAAGAGGTAAGCGCAAGTCAGCGTGATCGCCAGGTATCGGATTCGTTGGCGGCCGCGCAGAGCGCTTTTCTGAGTGGAGACCTGAAGCATGCAGACAAGCTATTAAGCGTGGCAGAGCGCCTCGCACCTGAAAATCCTTTGGCTCGCGATCTCCGGTCGAGAATCGACGCAGCATTCAGCTTGAGACACCGGCTTGTCTATCTGGCGTCAGGAGCGGGCATTCTAGCTCTATTCGGTGTGGGCGGCCTGTTCTGGCGGTCACGAAGACGCGTCCGCTTTCCCGTGCTGCAGATTGTTCAAGGGCTCGATCAGGGAAGGCTGTACCCGGTGGATCGCGATGTGGTGCGGATTGGCGGCATCGCCCAGGACGGAGCGCAGAAGAACGATATCGTCATCCGCGATGTGGAGCACATGATCTCGCGCTTCCACTGCGAGGTACGGAAGAAAGACGGCCACTTTTTCCTTATCGACACCAACAGCTCGAATGGAACCAAAGTCAATGGAGAGCCGGCGCGGCCGAGCCAGCCTATCGCACTTCGCAAGGGATCGAAGATTGATCTCGGCGGCTCGACGGTATTGCGGTTTGATTTTGAAAAGAAGAAGAGGCAAACGTAG
- a CDS encoding heme-degrading domain-containing protein — MAIHEDLALITQQEAELVFPAFDAETAWRLGLFLRGLAITRDHSIVIDIRRFGQPYQPLFYTALNGTTPDNARWVQRKSNVVARFHRSSYQLGLYLRHNNTTLAEKYSLSDADYATHGGSFPIHVAGAGIIGSVTVSGLPQREDHNLVVEALCHELEQDHATLRLPSE, encoded by the coding sequence ATGGCCATTCACGAAGACCTCGCACTCATTACCCAGCAGGAAGCCGAGCTCGTCTTTCCCGCCTTCGATGCAGAGACCGCCTGGCGTCTTGGCCTCTTCCTCCGCGGACTCGCCATCACTCGCGACCACTCCATCGTCATCGACATCCGCCGCTTCGGCCAGCCTTACCAGCCGCTCTTCTACACCGCGCTCAACGGCACCACGCCCGACAACGCCCGCTGGGTGCAGCGCAAATCGAACGTCGTAGCCCGCTTCCACCGCAGCTCCTACCAGCTCGGCCTCTACCTCAGGCACAACAACACCACGCTCGCCGAAAAATACTCGCTGTCCGACGCCGACTACGCCACCCACGGCGGCAGCTTCCCCATCCACGTCGCCGGAGCGGGCATCATCGGCTCCGTCACCGTCTCCGGCCTGCCCCAGCGCGAAGACCACAACCTCGTCGTCGAAGCCCTCTGCCACGAGCTCGAGCAAGACCACGCCACCCTGCGTCTGCCCTCGGAGTAG
- a CDS encoding PP2C family protein-serine/threonine phosphatase, which produces MQIRIQASAESHVGQVRTTNEDAFGFDLDRGLFVVCDGVGGRRAGEVASRLAVDSLLETFVRQTTENIGGNLLHRAIQRVNRILNDSSRSEPAYAGMSTTVVAAHFDGQRMTIAHVGDSRAYLMRDLSLHRLTEDHSLLVEHMRAGRRKMSEAQTAKLEGVLTQALGAGQFVVPVVTTIRVRIGDCFLLATDGLTRTISHSEIQSHLIASVSPEHACHQLISAANRSGGSDNITCMVVQID; this is translated from the coding sequence ATGCAGATACGGATTCAAGCTTCAGCAGAGAGCCATGTTGGCCAGGTGCGGACGACGAATGAAGATGCGTTCGGCTTCGATCTCGATCGAGGACTCTTCGTGGTCTGCGATGGCGTTGGCGGACGCCGTGCCGGTGAGGTGGCCAGTCGTCTCGCCGTCGATTCCCTGCTTGAGACATTTGTTCGGCAAACGACGGAGAACATAGGAGGTAACTTGCTTCATCGAGCGATCCAACGAGTCAATCGCATCTTGAATGACTCCTCTCGCTCCGAACCTGCTTATGCGGGAATGAGTACGACTGTCGTCGCTGCACACTTCGACGGCCAGCGCATGACGATCGCGCATGTTGGAGACAGCAGAGCTTATTTGATGCGCGACCTTTCCCTGCACCGACTGACAGAAGATCATTCCTTGCTGGTGGAGCATATGCGCGCAGGGCGAAGAAAGATGTCGGAGGCTCAGACCGCAAAGCTCGAAGGCGTCTTAACACAGGCGCTCGGCGCCGGCCAGTTCGTTGTGCCGGTGGTAACGACGATACGAGTAAGAATCGGAGACTGTTTTTTGTTGGCGACGGATGGCTTGACGCGCACGATCTCGCACTCGGAGATACAGTCTCACCTGATTGCATCCGTCTCTCCGGAGCATGCTTGTCATCAACTAATCAGCGCTGCCAATCGTTCTGGAGGCAGCGACAACATTACCTGCATGGTGGTTCAGATCGATTAA
- a CDS encoding M3 family metallopeptidase gives MPRRNQIVRGVLWIAGAGALMVALSSAAPAQTTDPLHAWNAGSDPASLDAWVHQRLAAAQADIDKVTSVQGAHTVENTLLPFDDAQNELAIAGNEAYLMFAVGDAADLRNKGQEMVAAVSTASTDLSLNQKVYQALAAVPLPANDAATKHYLERTLLEYRLSGVDKDDATRAKIRQLQDRITQTTLVFGRNIADDVRKVTATKEQLDGLPADYIARHKPGADGTYTLTTDSPDSTPVMSFAKDADLRKRMFLAYTERAYPKNVAVLKDILEARQELATTLGYATYADLATADQMIGSASNLKAFLNQVDDASRDIGKREYGLLLEYAQKQQPGLTSISDADAGYWSEQYRRAKYDFDAQSVRPYFPYDEVQAGILKTAARLFHVEFRPVTDAKTWDASVAVFDVFDAAKPGAGKKLGRIYLDMHPREGKDKWFSSAPLVPGIRGRQLPEGALICNFSGGTAGDPGLMEYSEVVTFFHEFGHLMHHVLGGQGRWSGQGGFNVEGDFVEAPSQMLEEMFRDKTIISSFAKDYKTGATIPADLFERMNRADAYGRGRWVQRQLLYSNYALQLHDRAPADVDFDALLQEDTKRFSPFTFVDGDRMYTSFTHLAGYASNYYTYVLDKVIAVDFFAQFDKGNLLDGPTAMHYRRSVLEPGATKPAAVLVKDFLGRPQSIDALKSWMMVEFETSPKTEAKK, from the coding sequence ATGCCGAGACGCAATCAGATCGTTCGTGGTGTCCTGTGGATTGCCGGAGCGGGGGCGTTGATGGTGGCGCTCTCGAGTGCAGCGCCAGCGCAGACCACCGATCCGCTTCATGCGTGGAATGCGGGCAGCGATCCCGCTTCGCTCGATGCGTGGGTGCATCAGCGACTGGCGGCGGCGCAGGCCGATATCGATAAGGTGACCTCGGTGCAGGGCGCGCACACGGTGGAGAACACTCTGCTGCCCTTTGACGATGCACAGAATGAGCTGGCGATCGCGGGCAATGAGGCTTACCTGATGTTTGCGGTGGGCGATGCGGCGGATCTGCGCAATAAGGGACAGGAGATGGTCGCGGCGGTCTCCACTGCGAGCACGGATTTGAGCCTGAACCAGAAGGTCTATCAGGCGCTGGCTGCTGTGCCGTTGCCTGCGAACGATGCGGCGACGAAGCATTATCTGGAGCGGACGTTGCTGGAGTATCGGCTCTCGGGCGTGGACAAGGATGATGCAACGCGGGCGAAGATTCGCCAGTTGCAGGACCGCATTACGCAGACGACGCTGGTCTTCGGCAGAAATATCGCCGACGATGTGCGCAAGGTGACGGCGACGAAGGAGCAGCTCGATGGTCTGCCCGCCGACTATATCGCGCGGCACAAGCCCGGTGCGGATGGCACGTATACGCTGACGACGGATTCGCCGGACAGCACGCCGGTGATGAGCTTTGCCAAGGATGCCGACCTGCGCAAGCGCATGTTCCTGGCTTACACGGAGCGGGCTTATCCGAAGAACGTTGCCGTGCTAAAGGACATTCTGGAGGCGCGGCAGGAGCTGGCGACCACGTTGGGCTATGCGACCTATGCCGATCTGGCGACGGCTGATCAGATGATCGGCTCGGCGAGTAATTTGAAGGCGTTTCTGAACCAGGTGGACGACGCTTCGAGGGACATCGGCAAGCGGGAGTATGGGTTGCTGCTGGAGTATGCGCAGAAGCAGCAGCCGGGGCTGACCAGCATCTCGGACGCAGATGCGGGTTACTGGTCGGAGCAGTACCGGCGCGCGAAGTATGACTTCGACGCGCAGAGCGTGCGGCCTTACTTTCCTTATGACGAGGTGCAGGCGGGAATTTTGAAGACGGCGGCGCGGCTGTTCCATGTGGAGTTCAGGCCGGTGACGGATGCGAAGACGTGGGATGCCTCGGTGGCGGTCTTCGATGTCTTCGATGCGGCAAAACCGGGGGCGGGAAAGAAGCTGGGCAGAATCTATCTCGACATGCATCCGCGCGAGGGCAAGGATAAGTGGTTCTCCAGTGCACCGCTGGTTCCGGGGATTCGTGGACGGCAGCTTCCTGAGGGTGCGCTGATCTGCAACTTCTCCGGCGGCACGGCGGGCGATCCGGGGCTGATGGAGTACAGCGAGGTGGTGACGTTCTTCCACGAGTTTGGCCACTTGATGCACCACGTTCTCGGCGGGCAGGGGCGCTGGTCGGGACAGGGCGGCTTCAACGTCGAGGGAGATTTTGTGGAGGCTCCGTCGCAGATGCTGGAGGAGATGTTCCGCGACAAGACGATCATCTCTTCGTTTGCGAAGGACTATAAGACCGGCGCGACGATTCCGGCGGACCTGTTTGAGCGGATGAATAGAGCCGATGCCTATGGGCGTGGGCGCTGGGTGCAGCGTCAGTTGCTGTACTCCAACTATGCGTTGCAGTTGCATGATCGTGCGCCAGCGGATGTGGACTTCGATGCACTGTTGCAGGAGGATACGAAGCGGTTTTCGCCGTTTACGTTTGTCGATGGCGACCGTATGTATACCAGCTTCACGCATCTGGCCGGATATGCTTCGAACTACTACACGTATGTGCTGGACAAGGTGATTGCGGTCGATTTCTTTGCGCAGTTCGACAAGGGCAATCTGCTGGATGGACCTACGGCGATGCACTATCGCAGGTCGGTGCTGGAGCCGGGTGCGACGAAGCCTGCTGCGGTGCTGGTGAAGGACTTTTTGGGGCGTCCGCAGAGTATTGATGCTTTGAAGAGCTGGATGATGGTGGAGTTTGAGACTTCGCCCAAGACGGAGGCAAAGAAGTAA
- a CDS encoding HipA family kinase — protein MIRTVRATQYVTALREGGSLPAIIEADDLGLYVLKFRGAGQGPLALVAELVAGEIGRALGLRVPELVLVEVDAALGRNEPDEEIRDLLRASAGLNMALDYLPGSSMFDPAAGDMADAVTASLAVWFDAFVANVDRTPRNANLLCWHRELYFIDHGAALYFHHDWKSMADKAENPFAQVKQHILLPWASALAEADAVAHKRLNPEVFAAILEDVPEAWLLPEAKDLSAEEKRAVYLDFFTRRLNGSSNFVEEAIRARAELV, from the coding sequence ATGATTCGAACAGTTCGAGCGACACAATATGTCACGGCGCTGCGCGAGGGTGGATCGCTGCCTGCGATTATCGAGGCGGACGATCTGGGTCTGTACGTGTTGAAGTTTCGCGGCGCGGGGCAAGGGCCGCTGGCGTTGGTGGCGGAGCTGGTTGCGGGCGAGATAGGCCGTGCGCTGGGGCTGCGGGTTCCGGAGCTGGTGCTGGTGGAGGTCGATGCCGCGCTGGGACGGAACGAGCCGGATGAGGAGATCCGCGACCTGCTGCGGGCTAGCGCCGGGTTGAATATGGCGCTGGATTATCTGCCGGGGTCGTCGATGTTCGATCCGGCGGCGGGAGATATGGCGGATGCTGTGACGGCATCGCTGGCGGTGTGGTTCGACGCGTTTGTGGCTAACGTGGACCGCACGCCGCGCAACGCGAACCTGCTGTGCTGGCACCGGGAGCTTTACTTCATCGACCATGGCGCGGCGCTGTACTTTCACCATGACTGGAAGAGCATGGCGGATAAGGCGGAGAATCCGTTCGCACAGGTGAAGCAGCATATCCTGCTGCCGTGGGCCAGTGCGCTTGCGGAGGCTGATGCTGTGGCGCATAAGCGGTTGAATCCGGAGGTCTTCGCGGCGATTCTGGAGGATGTGCCTGAGGCGTGGCTGCTGCCGGAGGCGAAGGATTTGAGTGCTGAGGAGAAGCGAGCGGTGTATCTCGACTTCTTCACGCGGCGGCTGAACGGTTCATCGAATTTTGTTGAGGAGGCGATCCGTGCCCGTGCCGAGCTCGTTTGA
- a CDS encoding phytoene desaturase family protein, translating into MLGLMRRAAIVGAGPNGLSAAITLAWAGVATTVFEVAETVGGAARTAELTLPGFRHDVGSSVYPLGVASPFFRELPLEQFGLRWIEPAAAMAHPLDDGSAVMLEHSVEATAAGLGRDGDTWRRLIGPLVERWPELCGEILGPVVHLPRHPLLLGRFGLFAMLPATALGGMLFRGERARALFAGCAAHSMRPLESAASSAVGLVLAAAGHAVGWPIVEGGAQALSDALAAYLVSLGGEIRTGVRVSDLRELGDADAILCDVSPRQLRQIAGQQLSPEYAEKMEGFAYGPGAFKMDWALSEPIPWRAKECLQAATVHVGGTMEEIAAAEDAPWRGEAAARPFVLVAQPSLFDATRAPAGKHTAWAYCHVPNGWEGSAVDAIEAQMERFAPGFRECVLARHAMGTQALEEWDANLIGGDIGGGAMTLGQMVARPALSAYRTGTKGLYLCSASTPPGGGVHGMCGHLAAVRALEDLG; encoded by the coding sequence ATGCTCGGCTTGATGAGGCGGGCGGCGATTGTCGGAGCGGGACCGAATGGTTTGAGCGCGGCGATTACTCTGGCCTGGGCTGGCGTGGCTACGACTGTCTTTGAGGTTGCGGAGACGGTGGGCGGTGCGGCGCGGACGGCGGAGCTTACGCTGCCGGGATTTCGGCATGATGTGGGGTCTTCGGTCTATCCGCTGGGCGTGGCGTCGCCTTTCTTTCGCGAGCTTCCGCTGGAGCAGTTTGGGCTGCGGTGGATTGAGCCTGCGGCGGCGATGGCGCATCCTTTGGACGATGGATCGGCGGTGATGCTGGAGCATAGCGTTGAGGCCACGGCGGCGGGGCTTGGACGTGATGGCGATACGTGGCGGCGGCTGATCGGGCCGCTGGTGGAGAGATGGCCGGAGTTGTGTGGCGAGATTCTTGGGCCGGTGGTGCATCTGCCACGGCATCCTTTGTTGCTAGGGCGATTTGGGTTGTTTGCGATGCTGCCTGCGACAGCGCTTGGTGGAATGCTGTTTCGTGGTGAACGGGCGCGGGCTTTGTTTGCTGGGTGCGCGGCGCACTCGATGAGGCCGCTGGAGAGTGCGGCGAGTTCGGCGGTGGGATTGGTGCTGGCGGCCGCTGGGCATGCGGTGGGGTGGCCGATTGTGGAGGGCGGAGCGCAGGCTTTGTCGGATGCGCTGGCGGCTTATCTTGTGAGTTTGGGCGGAGAGATTCGGACGGGGGTTCGCGTCTCGGACCTGCGCGAGTTGGGGGATGCGGATGCGATTTTGTGCGATGTTTCGCCGCGGCAGTTGCGGCAGATCGCCGGGCAGCAGCTGTCACCTGAGTATGCGGAGAAGATGGAGGGGTTTGCGTATGGGCCGGGTGCGTTCAAGATGGACTGGGCGTTGAGCGAGCCAATTCCGTGGCGGGCGAAGGAGTGTCTGCAAGCGGCTACGGTGCATGTGGGCGGGACGATGGAGGAGATTGCGGCGGCGGAGGATGCTCCGTGGCGCGGTGAGGCTGCTGCGCGGCCTTTTGTGCTGGTGGCGCAGCCTAGTCTGTTCGATGCGACGCGGGCTCCTGCGGGAAAGCATACGGCGTGGGCCTATTGCCATGTGCCGAATGGGTGGGAGGGGTCGGCGGTGGATGCGATTGAGGCGCAGATGGAGCGGTTTGCGCCGGGATTTCGTGAGTGCGTGCTGGCTCGGCATGCGATGGGGACGCAGGCGCTGGAGGAGTGGGACGCGAATCTGATCGGCGGCGATATTGGCGGCGGCGCGATGACGCTGGGGCAGATGGTGGCTCGGCCTGCGCTGTCGGCGTATCGAACGGGGACGAAGGGGCTGTATTTGTGCTCGGCTTCGACGCCGCCAGGCGGTGGGGTGCATGGGATGTGCGGACATCTGGCGGCGGTGCGGGCGCTGGAGGATTTGGGCTAG
- a CDS encoding DUF3037 domain-containing protein has translation MPSSFDYAVVRVVPRVERGEFINAGVIVFCLEHRFLEARVQVDEARLKALWPEIDIELVRKHLEAIPKICAGDVSAGPIARLSQRERFHWLVSPRSTIIQVSPVHTGLCEGQGQTLRQTIDQLSRRLLAG, from the coding sequence GTGCCGAGCTCGTTTGATTACGCCGTCGTGCGTGTGGTGCCGCGCGTCGAGCGGGGAGAGTTTATCAATGCGGGCGTCATTGTCTTCTGCCTGGAGCATCGCTTTCTGGAGGCGCGGGTGCAGGTGGATGAGGCGCGGCTGAAGGCTCTGTGGCCGGAGATCGATATCGAACTGGTACGAAAGCACTTGGAGGCGATCCCGAAGATCTGCGCTGGCGATGTGTCGGCGGGCCCGATTGCGCGACTGAGCCAGCGCGAGCGGTTTCACTGGCTGGTCTCACCGCGCAGCACGATCATTCAGGTCTCACCGGTGCACACGGGGCTGTGCGAGGGGCAGGGGCAGACGCTGAGGCAGACGATAGACCAGCTTTCGCGGCGGCTGCTGGCTGGGTGA